The following coding sequences are from one bacterium window:
- a CDS encoding MgtC/SapB family protein, with amino-acid sequence MHSVLFYPDILIRLGAAVLFGGAIGLEREFHGRPAGIRTHILVCLGATMIMLLPQLFLSHNSFSEARIVSDPGRIIAGLVTGIGFLGAGAIIRIGDMVRGLTTAAGIWFTAALGAVIGSGYIVLALVCTGAGMFITIFFDKIEERIPDTQYREFVLTLSRLSLETSENELERIFSDFEMDVLDKYYKWEREADKVTVRFMIKTKNVANGRDVISAISGKEGVSTAVWQKSV; translated from the coding sequence ATGCATTCTGTACTTTTTTATCCTGACATTTTGATACGGCTTGGTGCTGCTGTACTTTTCGGGGGAGCAATAGGCCTTGAAAGAGAATTCCACGGAAGGCCTGCAGGTATAAGAACGCATATTCTTGTGTGCCTTGGTGCAACTATGATAATGCTTCTTCCTCAATTATTTCTGTCTCATAACAGTTTTTCTGAGGCCCGTATCGTAAGCGATCCCGGAAGGATAATTGCAGGCCTTGTTACTGGTATAGGTTTCCTCGGCGCCGGTGCGATTATTCGGATTGGAGATATGGTCAGAGGCCTTACAACTGCTGCAGGTATATGGTTTACAGCTGCTTTGGGTGCTGTTATCGGGTCCGGTTACATTGTGCTGGCATTGGTATGCACTGGTGCCGGTATGTTTATAACAATATTTTTCGATAAGATTGAAGAGAGGATACCTGATACTCAATATCGTGAATTTGTACTTACTCTGTCAAGGCTATCTCTGGAAACAAGTGAAAATGAATTGGAACGGATATTTTCTGATTTTGAAATGGACGTACTGGATAAATACTACAAATGGGAAAGAGAAGCTGATAAAGTAACTGTCCGGTTTATGATAAAAACCAAGAATGTAGCCAACGGAAGAGATGTTATTTCAGCTATTTCAGGAAAAGAAGGTGTTTCTACTGCAGTTTGGCAAAAATCTGTATAA
- a CDS encoding polysaccharide deacetylase family protein has protein sequence MKSIINKIKFVNPGFMEKLFPWVMCYGDRGKKEIYLTFDDGPYPVYTYQILDILDKYNIRGVFFLEGSKVEKYPEIVKDIYDQGHIAGNHSYSHQSLLFKSSNFILEEIRKTDDVINDITGLKPVFFRPPYGRFDLRFKRIMQQTGHKLVLWSLLSYDYSCIRKESIFNIVRKNAVSGSIIVFHDGLETSRVTIEVIPEIIEYFLNEGYIFSVL, from the coding sequence ATGAAATCGATAATTAATAAGATTAAATTTGTAAATCCTGGTTTTATGGAAAAACTGTTTCCATGGGTTATGTGCTATGGGGACAGGGGGAAAAAAGAAATTTATCTTACGTTTGATGACGGGCCATATCCCGTGTACACATATCAGATTCTCGACATACTTGACAAGTATAATATCAGAGGCGTATTCTTTCTGGAAGGCAGCAAGGTTGAAAAATATCCCGAAATAGTTAAGGATATCTATGATCAAGGGCACATAGCAGGGAATCACAGTTATTCCCATCAGAGTTTATTATTTAAATCCTCAAACTTTATTTTGGAAGAGATCAGGAAAACTGATGATGTTATTAATGACATAACAGGGTTAAAACCTGTATTTTTCAGGCCGCCTTACGGAAGGTTTGATTTGAGGTTTAAAAGGATTATGCAGCAAACAGGGCACAAACTCGTTTTATGGAGCCTTTTATCCTATGACTATTCATGTATAAGAAAAGAGTCAATTTTTAATATTGTAAGAAAAAATGCGGTCTCAGGTTCAATTATTGTATTTCATGACGGGCTTGAAACAAGCAGAGTAACAATTGAAGTTATTCCTGAAATAATAGAGTATTTTTTAAATGAGGGATATATTTTTTCAGTTTTATAA